The Arthrobacter sp. D5-1 genome segment CACAGCTGCAGCAGCGGACCTCAAGGCCGGCGATACGGTGCGCATCAGCGGTACTCGGGAGGGCGATACGGTGACCGCCACGAGGGTATTGGCAGGCCAACTGCCGGCCGGCCTCAAGGGTGGGCCCGGGCACAAGGGCCACGGCCCCAAATAGTTACGCGGCTACAGTCCTGAAGCCCAGATTGCCGCTGGCTGAGTCCGGGGTGTTCGAGCTCCGCGCTGCCAGGCGATACCGGTTGCAGTAGGACTCGTGGCAGAGGTATGAGCCACCGCGCATCACCCTGCCCCGGCCGATGGTGGGCCCCTGCGGGTCCTCGACCGTTCCCTGCGCCAGGCAGGTTTTGTAGTACTTGGGCAGGAACCAGTCGCTGCACCATTCCCACACATTCCCGCTGGTTTGGTAGAGCCCGTAACCGTTGGGGCTGAAGGACCTGGCGGGTGCGGTGGTGAGGTAGCCGTCGTCTTCGGTGTTGCGGGACGGGAAATCGCCTTGCCAGATGTTGCAATTGTGTGCGGCGGTGCCTGATGGGTTGTTGTGGAGCTCGTCGCCCCACGGGTATCGCCGTCCCGGCACCCCGCCGCGGGCCGCGTATTCCCATTCGGCTTCCGTCGGCAGTCGTCGGCCGGCCCATTCGCAGTACGCGAGGGCGTCGTTGTGCGACACGTGGGTCACCGGGTGGTCCGGGATGTTTTCCCAGTTCGAGAGGGGCCCGGCCGGGTGCGCCCAGTCGGCGCCGCGGACGTTAAGCCACCACGGGACGTTGTTGACCCGGTTGAGAATGTCATGCGGACTGGCTTTCACGGCGAGGTGGAACACCGCTGATGTACCAAAGATCTCCGACTCGGTGCGGTGGCCGGTGGCGTCGATAAACTGTGCGAACTCCTGGTTGGTCACTGTTGTGGCGCTGATCCGGAATGGTGAGATGGCGACCTCGTGCAGCGGTGATTCGCCGTCGCCTTCATAGCCCTCGTTGAAACGATCGCCCATGGTGAACGTCCCGCCGGGGATGTCGACGTCGTTGGTCTGGTGCATATGGTTGGTCCCGGGTGTGCCGCTGGTCGGGTGTCCGCCCACCGCGCGCAGGGGGAGCGCCAGCCCCGGCGTCGAGTGTTCCCGGGCGCCGGCACCCGGGCTGCAGCAGTCTGCCATGTCCACCTTCTGTCTATAAACCAACTGCTTGTACTTTAGCGGGGTCCGGTGGCCTGCCACACGCTCCTTCCCAAACCCCACGGGTGGACCACTTTCCGCTGCGCACTCCGGCGTCACACCCCGACTCCACGCAAACCCGCGGCCTTCCCGAAGTGACGAAATGTGATTTCTGCACTCAGTTTCGATCATGATCTTGCAAAAAGAGATGCGGGTCACTTATGGTTTGTTAAACGGTTAACGAGCGTGGCTTGGATC includes the following:
- a CDS encoding formylglycine-generating enzyme family protein, producing the protein MADCCSPGAGAREHSTPGLALPLRAVGGHPTSGTPGTNHMHQTNDVDIPGGTFTMGDRFNEGYEGDGESPLHEVAISPFRISATTVTNQEFAQFIDATGHRTESEIFGTSAVFHLAVKASPHDILNRVNNVPWWLNVRGADWAHPAGPLSNWENIPDHPVTHVSHNDALAYCEWAGRRLPTEAEWEYAARGGVPGRRYPWGDELHNNPSGTAAHNCNIWQGDFPSRNTEDDGYLTTAPARSFSPNGYGLYQTSGNVWEWCSDWFLPKYYKTCLAQGTVEDPQGPTIGRGRVMRGGSYLCHESYCNRYRLAARSSNTPDSASGNLGFRTVAA